In a single window of the Candidatus Tisiphia endosymbiont of Nemotelus nigrinus genome:
- a CDS encoding LPS-assembly protein LptD: protein MRIFCNLLSLIILLPVCGFAQVDQQGIDKRFSFLSTDYIEYNQKEQFIYAKGNVQIILDSYFLTANSLIYDIRQDQLWAEGNVRITEQQNRVQNKVILGEFVILKDKLKAGIISDFVLHFGDNTLLASKVAERVNEDVFRLHNSTFTPCKILCNQKPIWQISAKNTEIDLHENKMVYKHLFFEVYGIPIFFTPYFSYPTPKASAKSGILIPGVHDSALGIPLYYRAKSNLDFTLTPRVFWKKHNNTYTIFELEARYKPNESDYISLDANYGKVPYSLKNGAITVKNTKVNSYYLLSNGNFTKNDYRYGFKLQRTSDKAYLKNYYNNYTPYLTSKLYLEHVNNYNYLLMEGMYFEGLGTNDSSNTNPLIFPRIRTKNVIPLNDNETTNLVVENNALIYKERSGRELGQVALQLAVDNNFLTSSGHLFNITLRNRSDIYFINHLYSNNSRHNKVLARNIPEIQNTWRYPLAGSIFDKASLFIEPIISATIGRKHNSNKKFSFIDPSKYELSENNIFSSNRYSGIDHHEFDNRLSYGINSSILSEQNYSSLFLGQTYNNNLINNKSIDNIENVGRISSSFSDKIELFYRFRKSKDFKPIRDELGGSLNFKTIQLTAGLVQISNLQKYYFTNELTGNKIRQLYYNFTYQLAENWSVAYDMRVDWSKNKINILSKSIQVTYLNDCVRIAGRLSDTYMGDNSRGIKKASAVPTISVGLKILNM, encoded by the coding sequence ATGCGAATTTTCTGCAATTTATTGAGTCTCATTATTTTGTTACCGGTTTGTGGTTTTGCACAAGTTGATCAGCAAGGAATAGACAAGCGATTTAGCTTTTTGTCAACAGATTATATTGAATATAACCAAAAGGAACAATTTATTTATGCTAAAGGTAATGTTCAAATTATATTAGATAGTTATTTTCTAACAGCTAATTCCTTGATTTATGATATAAGACAAGATCAGCTCTGGGCTGAGGGAAATGTTAGAATTACAGAACAACAAAATAGAGTTCAAAATAAAGTTATTTTGGGAGAATTCGTCATATTAAAAGATAAGCTAAAGGCAGGAATAATTTCAGACTTTGTTTTACACTTTGGTGATAATACGCTTTTAGCGTCAAAAGTAGCGGAAAGAGTAAATGAAGATGTTTTTCGGTTGCATAATAGTACCTTTACTCCATGTAAAATACTATGCAACCAAAAACCTATTTGGCAAATTTCTGCAAAAAATACAGAGATAGATTTACATGAGAATAAAATGGTTTATAAGCATCTATTTTTTGAGGTATATGGTATCCCAATCTTTTTTACTCCCTATTTTTCTTATCCAACACCTAAGGCGTCTGCAAAATCGGGAATATTGATACCTGGAGTGCATGATAGTGCTTTAGGGATACCACTATATTATAGAGCTAAATCTAATCTAGATTTTACTCTAACTCCTAGGGTTTTCTGGAAAAAACATAATAACACATATACAATTTTTGAACTAGAAGCTCGTTACAAACCAAATGAAAGTGATTATATATCTTTAGATGCTAACTATGGTAAAGTACCATATTCCTTAAAGAATGGTGCTATAACGGTAAAAAATACTAAGGTAAACTCATATTATCTATTGAGCAATGGTAACTTCACCAAAAATGATTATCGATATGGATTTAAGTTACAACGTACTTCTGATAAAGCCTATTTAAAAAACTATTATAATAATTATACTCCATATTTGACTTCTAAGTTATATTTAGAACATGTCAATAATTACAATTATTTATTGATGGAAGGGATGTATTTTGAAGGGTTGGGAACAAATGATTCTAGTAACACCAATCCATTAATTTTCCCTAGGATTAGAACCAAGAATGTTATACCTTTAAATGACAATGAAACTACTAACCTAGTCGTTGAGAATAATGCATTAATTTATAAAGAAAGAAGCGGAAGAGAACTGGGGCAAGTTGCACTACAACTAGCAGTGGATAATAATTTTTTAACTTCATCTGGTCATTTATTTAATATTACCTTACGGAATAGATCAGACATATATTTTATTAATCACCTATATTCAAATAATTCTAGGCATAACAAGGTTCTTGCGAGGAATATACCAGAAATTCAAAATACTTGGCGTTATCCATTAGCTGGATCAATCTTTGATAAAGCTAGCCTGTTTATTGAACCAATTATATCGGCGACTATTGGACGCAAACATAATTCTAATAAGAAATTTTCTTTTATTGATCCATCAAAATATGAATTATCGGAAAATAATATATTTAGTTCGAATCGCTATAGTGGTATAGATCATCATGAATTTGACAATAGATTAAGTTATGGAATTAATTCTTCTATACTTTCAGAGCAAAATTATTCAAGTTTATTCCTAGGACAGACCTACAATAATAATCTTATTAATAACAAATCTATTGATAATATTGAAAATGTTGGCAGAATTTCTAGTAGTTTCTCTGATAAAATAGAACTGTTCTATAGATTTAGAAAAAGTAAGGATTTTAAGCCAATTAGAGATGAATTAGGTGGAAGTCTTAATTTTAAGACAATTCAGTTAACTGCTGGATTGGTTCAAATTTCTAATTTACAGAAATATTATTTTACCAATGAACTAACTGGTAATAAGATAAGACAACTTTACTATAATTTCACTTATCAATTAGCGGAGAATTGGTCAGTTGCTTATGATATGAGAGTAGATTGGTCAAAAAACAAAATAAATATTCTTTCTAAGAGTATCCAGGTGACATACTTGAACGATTGTGTTAGAATAGCTGGGAGACTTTCAGACACTTATATGGGAGATAATAGTAGAGGGATAAAAAAGGCTTCTGCTGTCCCCACTATTTCTGTGGGTTTAAAAATATTAAATATGTGA
- a CDS encoding SurA N-terminal domain-containing protein: MKKLFCLVTIIFNLTIAKAELSNIVAFVNNEPITLHEFLARKHMIMALNNISNPDPKTNKQLDKVAINSMIDDVLLYQSVKGKKSSDSELNEYIESIEQRNKMAKGQLLQFLKSKSVDINNFKYQIGAEIIKMNILSGISRSVAISVKEIDAIILATNSKDAEISAQIFTSKDKDDKTLQKMCDLQKRLINCSDIKESLYKDFSTLEVINQNLSALDSTLQTIIKDLNTGAKSSVFEMQDGFKLILMCDKKLINVTSEENNYIVNLLTNRKMSQKAQKYFEDMRKKAYIKIMLPL; encoded by the coding sequence ATGAAGAAGTTATTTTGTTTAGTTACCATCATTTTTAACCTAACTATAGCAAAAGCAGAATTATCCAATATAGTTGCATTTGTTAATAATGAACCAATTACCTTACATGAATTTCTAGCTAGGAAACACATGATCATGGCGCTTAACAATATTTCTAATCCTGATCCTAAAACAAATAAGCAGCTTGATAAGGTGGCAATTAACAGCATGATTGATGATGTATTACTTTATCAGTCTGTAAAAGGCAAAAAAAGCTCTGATAGTGAGTTAAATGAATATATAGAGAGTATTGAGCAGCGTAACAAAATGGCAAAAGGGCAATTATTACAGTTTTTGAAGAGTAAATCTGTAGATATTAATAATTTTAAATATCAAATTGGTGCCGAAATTATCAAAATGAATATTTTATCTGGTATTTCGAGATCAGTTGCTATTAGTGTAAAAGAAATTGATGCTATAATATTAGCGACGAATTCTAAAGATGCAGAAATATCAGCACAGATTTTTACTTCAAAAGATAAAGATGATAAAACTTTGCAGAAGATGTGTGATTTACAAAAACGTCTTATAAATTGTTCTGATATTAAAGAATCTTTATATAAAGATTTTTCTACATTAGAGGTAATTAATCAAAATCTAAGTGCTCTAGATTCTACGCTGCAGACAATTATCAAAGATTTAAATACAGGAGCAAAAAGTAGTGTTTTCGAAATGCAAGATGGGTTTAAATTAATCTTAATGTGTGACAAGAAACTAATTAATGTTACTAGCGAGGAAAATAACTACATAGTGAATCTGCTAACCAATAGAAAAATGTCGCAAAAAGCACAAAAATACTTTGAAGATATGCGTAAGAAAGCATATATCAAAATAATGCTTCCTTTGTGA
- the rsmA gene encoding 16S rRNA (adenine(1518)-N(6)/adenine(1519)-N(6))-dimethyltransferase RsmA has protein sequence MSSIAKHASKHGITPIRKYGQNFIFDSSLCDKIVRVSGLKEHDSVLEVGPGTAGLTRAILACRPKSLTVIETDVRCIPLLMEIRELSPNLHIIHSDAVKFELSTLNHNKITIISNLPYQIGTELVIKWLKKSSLISNMTLMLQREVVDRICGKVGTKSYGRLSIISQLLCSVEKCFDVNPQAFYPAPKVHSAIVKLIPCNNNMLTSELIEKVELITRLAFGKRRKMIKSSLKKLTPHIEDLLAELKIDNSCRAENLSPQDYLSLARLYSNYF, from the coding sequence TTGTCTTCAATTGCAAAGCATGCTAGCAAACATGGTATTACTCCTATTAGGAAATATGGTCAGAATTTCATTTTTGATAGTAGTCTATGTGATAAAATAGTTCGAGTAAGTGGGCTGAAAGAACATGATTCTGTCTTAGAAGTTGGTCCCGGTACAGCCGGGCTTACTAGAGCTATTCTTGCCTGCCGCCCTAAATCTTTAACGGTCATTGAAACTGACGTTAGATGCATACCTTTACTTATGGAAATAAGGGAATTGTCTCCTAATCTGCATATTATTCATTCGGATGCTGTTAAATTTGAGCTATCAACCTTAAATCATAACAAAATAACTATCATTTCAAACTTACCTTACCAAATAGGTACAGAGTTAGTCATAAAATGGTTAAAAAAGTCGTCATTAATAAGTAATATGACTTTAATGCTGCAAAGAGAGGTTGTAGACCGAATATGCGGTAAAGTTGGCACAAAATCTTACGGAAGATTATCAATAATATCTCAGTTACTTTGTTCAGTTGAAAAATGCTTTGATGTTAATCCACAAGCCTTCTACCCTGCACCAAAAGTCCATTCTGCTATAGTTAAACTCATACCTTGTAACAACAATATGTTAACATCTGAATTAATAGAGAAAGTTGAGCTAATCACTAGACTAGCATTTGGCAAGCGACGTAAAATGATTAAATCATCTTTGAAAAAACTAACGCCACATATAGAGGATTTGTTAGCAGAATTAAAAATTGATAATTCTTGTCGGGCTGAAAATTTATCACCACAAGATTATTTATCTTTAGCAAGATTATATTCAAATTATTTTTAG
- the rpsD gene encoding 30S ribosomal protein S4, protein MTKIISSKYKASRRLGVSLWGDSKDAFNTRNYRPGQHGQNSMIKTSDYGVHLKAKQKLKCHYGRINEKQFRNTFALAQKMKGNTGENFIGLLERRLDAVIYRMNIAPTIFAARQFVTHGHIKVNGKKVDIPSMRLKEGDVIELRESAKQIPVILETATKQENTVPGYLNFDAHSLSGKFVRVPVISDVPYPFEPEVHLVIELYSR, encoded by the coding sequence GTGACAAAAATTATTAGTTCTAAATATAAGGCGAGTAGAAGACTTGGTGTAAGCCTATGGGGTGATAGCAAGGATGCCTTCAATACAAGAAATTACCGTCCTGGTCAACATGGCCAGAATAGTATGATTAAAACTTCTGATTATGGCGTACACTTGAAGGCTAAACAAAAGCTTAAATGCCATTATGGTCGGATTAATGAAAAACAATTTAGAAATACTTTTGCTCTTGCACAAAAAATGAAAGGCAATACTGGTGAGAACTTCATAGGCTTATTAGAAAGAAGGCTTGATGCTGTTATATACAGAATGAATATTGCTCCAACGATTTTTGCTGCAAGACAGTTTGTTACGCATGGTCACATTAAGGTAAATGGTAAAAAGGTTGATATACCAAGCATGAGACTAAAAGAAGGAGATGTCATCGAGCTAAGGGAATCAGCAAAACAAATTCCTGTAATACTTGAAACAGCTACCAAACAGGAAAATACCGTGCCAGGTTATTTAAATTTTGATGCCCATTCATTGTCTGGTAAGTTTGTTAGAGTTCCAGTAATTTCTGATGTTCCGTACCCATTTGAACCAGAAGTACATTTAGTAATTGAATTGTATTCAAGATAG
- a CDS encoding ankyrin repeat domain-containing protein, whose amino-acid sequence MSKKNIHSLTTTQHSIFDAIQSANIPLIKQLLSNPNIDLTVQTTAPLCITGQQVMSNTKLTPFSALCVLYRCYPDKSIETLEALKQISDIFSSKNTYADLVDSQGCTEFMWAVWTKNLDLIKKAHDVIKKCNNNYDFNQQDYGGRTALHVAVQNNVEKGIIEYLINDVKINVDLQDSQEITVLFQAALALGNDLKLNPNTNLVDELLKDGANPNIPCYGKLVLSALCEHMWRLRKGYLDTDNAYTKKKYVEDIKKYTPIVTKIIEKIIQSEKFIPAAKDTATGFSAVHWVCELGKEAPTLLQKLKERGANIDAGDVNGRPTLNWYSDYNIPSIVTELLKSKANVNTQADNGETAPHALLLNASKMNSTKEKLPTLKLLLDSNNEPPFDPFLEMQGATVQDCLNSIMKKTVDTKLKNDLEKCQELLEEYSDWYCREVMVEPLGAEFASLDIYQI is encoded by the coding sequence ATGTCAAAAAAAAACATTCACAGCCTTACTACTACCCAGCACTCAATATTTGATGCAATACAATCAGCTAATATACCGTTGATAAAACAATTATTGTCTAACCCTAACATTGATTTAACAGTACAGACCACTGCTCCGTTATGTATTACTGGACAGCAAGTAATGTCCAATACAAAACTTACACCTTTCTCTGCACTATGCGTATTGTATAGATGCTATCCAGATAAATCTATAGAAACATTAGAAGCGTTAAAGCAAATATCTGATATTTTTTCTTCAAAGAATACATATGCTGACCTTGTAGATTCACAGGGTTGCACAGAGTTTATGTGGGCTGTGTGGACAAAAAACCTTGATTTGATTAAAAAAGCCCATGATGTTATAAAAAAATGTAATAATAATTACGATTTTAATCAGCAAGATTACGGTGGTCGTACTGCTCTACATGTAGCGGTGCAAAATAATGTAGAAAAAGGAATTATTGAATATTTAATTAACGATGTAAAGATAAATGTAGATTTACAGGATTCTCAAGAAATTACTGTTTTATTTCAGGCTGCATTAGCACTAGGTAATGATTTGAAGCTTAATCCAAATACGAACCTGGTTGATGAGCTGCTAAAGGATGGGGCTAATCCTAATATACCATGCTATGGAAAACTTGTGCTATCTGCACTGTGTGAGCATATGTGGAGACTTAGGAAAGGATATTTAGATACTGATAATGCTTATACAAAGAAAAAATATGTGGAAGATATTAAAAAATATACACCTATAGTAACAAAGATAATAGAAAAAATAATACAAAGCGAAAAGTTTATTCCCGCTGCTAAAGATACTGCTACTGGCTTTTCAGCTGTACACTGGGTGTGTGAGTTAGGTAAGGAAGCTCCTACTCTTTTACAAAAGTTAAAAGAGCGTGGTGCTAATATAGATGCTGGTGATGTTAATGGACGTCCTACACTAAATTGGTATTCTGACTATAATATTCCTTCAATAGTAACAGAGCTGTTAAAGTCTAAAGCAAATGTAAATACACAAGCTGACAATGGTGAAACTGCACCACATGCTTTATTGTTAAATGCAAGTAAGATGAACTCTACTAAAGAAAAATTACCAACGTTAAAGCTTTTGTTAGATAGCAACAACGAGCCTCCTTTTGATCCATTTTTGGAGATGCAAGGTGCTACTGTTCAAGACTGCCTAAACTCAATAATGAAGAAGACCGTTGATACTAAACTAAAAAATGATCTAGAGAAGTGTCAAGAATTACTCGAGGAATATAGTGACTGGTATTGTCGTGAGGTAATGGTAGAACCGTTAGGGGCAGAATTTGCCAGTTTGGATATATATCAAATTTAG